TGCGCGGCGGACAGCTCGCCGATCGAGTGCCCGGCCAGCAGCGCGGGCACCACCCCGTGGTGCTCCAGCAGCCGGAACAGGGCCGTCTCCACCGCGAACAGGGCGGGCTGCGTGTAGGTGGTCTCGTCCAGCAGCGCGGCGTCGGAGCTGCCCTCCGCCGCGAAGAGCACCTCGCGCAGCGGCCGCTCCAACAGCCCCTCGAAGGCGGCGAACACCGCGTCGAGGGCGCGGGCGAAGACGGGGTGGCGGGCGTACAGGTCACGGCCCATGCCGAGCCGCTGGGCGCCCTGGCCGGTGAAGAGGAAGGCGGTCCGGCCGGCGCCCGGGGCAGCGCCGGTGACGACGGCGGGCGCGTCGGAGCCCGCGATCAGCGCGTCGAGCCCGGCGAGCAGGGCGTCGCGGTCCTCGGCGAGGACGACGGCGCGCTGCTCGAAGGCGGTACGGGTGGCCGCGAGCGCCAGCCCGACGTCCGCGAGGTCCGTGTCGGGAGCGGCGGCGTGCACGCGCAGCCGCTCGGCCTGGGCGCGCAGCGCCTTCGGGTCGCGGGCCGACAGCAGCCAGGGCGCGGGAAGTTCCGGCGCGGCCGGGGCCTCGACGGAGGTCGCGGTCGCGGGCACCGTCTCGGGGGCCTGCTCGATGACGACGTGGGCGTTGGTCCCGCTGATCCCGAAGGAGGAGACGGCGGCGCGGCGCGGCCGACCGGTCTCGGGCCACGCCCGTTCCCCGGTGAGCAGCTCCACGGCGCCCGCCGACCAGTCCACGTGCGGGGACGGCTCGTCCACGTGCAGGGTCCTGGGCAGTACGCCGTGGCGGATCGCCTGGACCATCTTGATGACGCCGCCGACGCCGGCCGCCGCCTGCGCGTGGCCGATGTTCGACTTCAGCGAGCCGAGGAACACCGGGGCCAGGCCCTCGCGGTCGCTGCCGTAGGTGGCCATGACGGCCTCGGCCTCGATCGGGTCGCCGAGCCTGGTTCCGGTGCCGTGCGCCTCCACGGCGTCCACGTCCGAGCCGGTGAGGCCCGAGTCGGCCAGGGCCTGGCGGATGACCCGCTGCTGCGCGAGTCCGCTGGGGGCGGTCAGGCCGTTGGAGGCGCCGTCCTGGTTGATGGCGGAGCCGCGCAGCACCGCGAGGACGGTGTGTCCGTTGCGTTCGGCGTCGGAGAGCCGCTCCACGAGCAGCAGGCCCACGCCCTCGGACCAGCCGGTGCCGTCGGCGCCCGCGGCGAAGGACTTGCAGCGGCCGTCGGGGGCGAGCCCGCGCTGGCGGGAGAACTCCACGAACATGCCGGGGGACGACATGACCGTCGCGCCGCCCGCCAGGGCCAGGTTGGTCTCGCCCGACCGCAGCGAACGGATCGCGAGGTGCAGGGCGACCAGCGAGGAGGAGCAGGCGGTGTCGGTGGTCACCGCGGGGCCGAGCAGCCCCAACTGGTAGGCGATCCGGCCCGACATCACGCTGGTGGTGCTGCCGGTGAGCACCGAGCCCTGGACGCTCTCGGGGGCCTCGTACATCCGGGGCCCGTACTCCAGCGCCGTCGCGCCGACGAACACGCCGGTCCGGGAGCCGTGCAGGGACTCCGGGCGGATCCCGGAGCGCTCGACGGCCTCCCAGGCGGTCTCCAGCAGGAGCCGCTGCTGCGGGTCCATCGCGAGGGCCTCGCGCGGCGAGATGCCGAAGAAGCCGGCGTCGAACTCGGCCGCCTCGTGCAGGAAGCCGCCGCGCCGCACCGCGCTCTTGCCCGGGCGGTCGGGGTCGGCGTCGTACAGGTCCTCGTCCCAGCCGCGGTCCACGGGGAACCCGGAAACGGCGTCGCCGCCCTCCGCGACCAGCTTCCACAGCTCGTCGGGCGAGGAGATCCCGCCCGGGAACCGGCAGGCCATGCCGACGATCGCGATGGGCTCGTCGGCGTCGGCGGGACGGGTGAACTCCTCGGCCGCCACGGCCGCCCCGGCCAGCTCGGCCCCGATGAACGAGGTGAGCGCCAGCGGCGTCGGGTGGTCGAACAGCAGCCCGCCGGGCAGCCGCAGGCCGGTGGCCTCGGCCAGCGCCTTGCGCAGCTCGGTGGTCATCATCGAGCTGAAGCCGAGCTTCTGGAACGGGGTCCGCTGCTCCAGCACCTCGTCCGGCCCGTACTCCAGGATCGCGGTGACGTGCGAGGTGACCAGCTCGGAGACGGCGCGGTCCCGCTCCGCCTCGGACAGCCGGGCGAGGCGCGCGCCGAGTGCGCCGCGCGGTCCGGGGGCCGGCTCCTCGGCGGTGTCGGCCCCCGGGAGGGGCAGCGGGGCCGCCTTGCGGGCGGCGGCGTCGAACCAGTGCCGGCGGCGCTGGAACGCGTACGTGGGCAGGGAGACCCGGCGGGCGCCGGTCCCCGCGTACAGCACGCCCCAATCGACGTCGGCGCCGAGCGTGAACGCGGTCGCGACGGCGGTCAGCAGCGTCTGCACCTCGGGGCGCCCCGCACGGAGTGCCGGGGTGCCCTCGGCGAGGGCGCTGAGGACGGCGTCGGGGCCGATCTCCAGGAAGGTGTCGGCGCCCAGCGACCTCAGGGTGGCGACCGCGTCCGCGAACCGGACGGCGCCGCGGACCTGGTCGGTCCAGTAGCAGGGGGTGCGCAGGTCGTCGCCGGAGGCGAGTTCGCCGGTGAGGGTGGAGACGACGGGGATCCGCGGCTCGTTGTAGGTGAGGCCCTTCGCCACCTTGTGGAAGGGCTTGAGCATCGCGTCCATGTGGGGGGAGTGGAAGGCGTGCGAGACCGTCAGACGCTTGGTCTTGCGGCCCCGTTCGGCGAGCTTCTCGGCGACCTGGAGAGCCGCCTCCTCGTCGCCGGAGACGACGACGGAGGTCGGGCCGTTGACGGCGGCGATCGAGAGCCGGTCCTCCAGGCCTTCGAGGAGCGGCAGCACCTCCGCCTCCGTGGCCTGGACGGCGATCATGGCGCCGCCGGTGGGCAGGGCCTGCATCAGCCGCGCCCGGGCGGCGACGAGCTTCGCCGCGTCCGGCAGGGAAAGGATCCCCGCCACGTGCGCGGCGGCGAGTTCCCCGATGGAGTGGCCCGCGACATGGGACGGGGCCAGACCCCAGGACTCCACGAGCCGGTAGAGGGCCACCTCCACCGCGAACAGCGCGGGCTGGGTGTTGCCCGTCTCGTCGAGCGCCTCACCGGAGGCGATGACCTCGCGGATCGAGCGCTTCAGCAGCGGGTCCAGCGCCCCGGCGACCGCGTCGAAGGCCTCCGCGAACACCGGGAAGGCCGCGTACAGTTCCTCGCCCATCCCCGGACGCTGCGCGCCCTGGCCGGTGAAGAGGAACGCGGTCGTGCCCGCGGCGGGCGCGCCCCGGACCACCCCCGCGCCCGGCCGTCCCTCGGCCAGCGCCCGCAGACCCTCCACCAGCGCCGACCGGTCCGTGCCGACCACGACCGCGCGCTCTTCGAAGGCCGTGCGGGTGGTCGCCAGCGAGAAGGCGGTGTCCACCAGGTCGGGGGCGCCGTCGGCGGCGGCGAACGCGGCCAGCCGGCCGGCCTGCGCGCGCAGCGCCTCGTCCGACCGGGCCGACAGCACCCAGGGCAGCGCCTTGGTGGCCGCCTCGGTGGGCTCCTGCGGCGCGGGGACGGCGGGCCCCTCGGTGACCACGATGTGCGCGTTCGTGCCGCCCATGCCGAAGGAGCTGACGCCCGCAGCCAACGGGCGCTCCGGGTGCGGCCAGGCGGAGTGCTCGCGCTGCACCGCCAGTCCCAGCGCGTCCAGCGGGATCCGCGGGTTAGGGGTCGCGAAGTTCAGGCTGGCGGGCAGCTCGCGGTGGGTGATGCTCAGCAGCGTCTTGATCAGGCCCGCGATGCCCGCGGCGCCCTCCAGGTGTCCGATGTTGGTCTTGACGGAACCGACGCGCAGCGGGTCCCCGGGCGCCCGGTCCGCGCCGAGCGCGGCGCCGAGCGCGGCGGCCTCGATCGGGTCGCCGACGGGCGTGCCGGTGCCGTGCAGTTCGACGTACTGGACCTGCTCGCCGGCGCCGAGCGCGGCCCGCTCGTGGGCCAGGCGCACCACCTGCTCCTGCGCGGCCGCGCTCGGCACGGTCAGACCGCCGGGCGTGGCGCCGTCGTTGTTGACGGCGCTCGCGCGGATCACGCCGTGGACGTGGTCGCCGTCCGCGAGGGCGAGCGAGAGCGGCTTGAGGACCAGGACCCCGCCGCCCTCGCCGGGCACGAAGCCGTTGGCGCGGGAGTCGAAGGTGTACGTGACCCCGTCGGGGGAGAGCGCGCCGAAACGTTCCTCCGTGGTGGCGTTCTCCGTCAGCAGGTTCAGGTTCACACCCGCCGCGAGCGCGAGCACGGACTCCCCGGCCCGCAGGCTCTCGCAGGCGAGGTGCACCGCGACGAGCGAGGAGGACTGCGCGGAGTCCACGGTGAGGCTGGGACCCTGGAGACCCAGGTGGTAGGAGACCCGGTTCGCGATGACACCGCGGTTCACCCCGGTCATCGTGTGCGGGGTGATCGCCTCGGTGCCGTACTGGTACAGCAGGTTCGTGTAGTCGTCGCGCAGGGTGCCCACGAACACCGAGGTACGGCTGCCGCGCAGCGCCTCGGGCACGATGCCCGCGTCCTCCAGGGCCTCCCAGGCCAACTCCAGTACGAGCCGCTGCTGCGGGTCCATCGCCGCGGCCTCGCGCGGCGAGATCCCGAAGAAACGGGCGTCGAACCGGTCCACGCCGTCCAGGAACGCGCCGCGCTGCCGGCCGTCACCGGGCGCCGCGTCCTCGGGTACGCCCCAACGGCCCGGCGGCACCTCGTCAACGGCACCTCGCCCGCTCCGCAGGAGCTCCCAGAACGCGGCCGGGCCGTCGGCTCCGGGGAGCCGGCAGGACAGCCCCACGACAGCGATCTGCTCCACCTTCTCGGTGTGCGCCCCGGCTGCTACAGGATTCCGCTCACTGGTCACCACGCTCGGCTGCCCCTTCTTGGATTCAACGCGCCCGGAGGAAATGCGCCCGGATCGAATGCGCCCGGATTCACGTGCCCGGATTCACGTCCCGGCCTCACACACCCCCGGCTCCACGTGCCCGGATTCGATGCGCCGGATTTCGACGTTCCCCGATTCGACGTGCCCGGAGGAATACGCCCCGGGTTCGATGCGCCTGGATTCACAGGCTAGTGAAAACGACCTCGTGGACAGTCATGGCCTGGTAACCAGGGCCGCTGGAACGGCTGGTGACCCCGCCATTGCCACACAGTGAGCGGCCGGTGGAACGCACCTGGCTACCGTGAATGCGGGCTCACGCGCTTCATTCGGACGTACTCGATCCGGTGAGCTCCAGCTGCGCTGTAGTGACGTGCGAATTCAAGGAGAGCTGATCGCTGTGAGTGCTGCATCTTCCCAAGGGGCCAACCCCGGATCCGCCGAAAACGCACGCGGAGGTCGCGCGGTCGTCCTCGGCGGGAGCATGGCGGGACTCTTCTCCGCCCGCGCCCTCTCCGAGAACTTCGCGGAGGTGCTCGTCGTGGACCGCGACGAGCTGACGGGACCGAACGAACTCCGCCGGGGCCTGCCGCAGGGCCACCACCTGCACGGTCTGCTCGCCCGCGGCCAGCAGATCGTCGAGGAGTACTTCCCCGGCATCACCGAGGACATGAAGGCTGCCGGCGCGCAGCTCGGAGACGTGGCCGACGACGTCCGCTGGATCATCAACGGCAAGCGCCTGCGGCAGGTCCACTCCGGCCTGTTCGCCCTCACCTCCAGCCGTCCCTTCCTGGAGCGCCACATACGCGAACGCGTGCTCGCGCTCCCCGAGGTGACCTTCCTGGAGCAGGCCGACATCCTGCGCCTGGTCACCAGCGAGGACCGCCGCGAGGTCACCGGTGTCGTCGTGCGCCGCGACGGCGTCGAGGAGGTGGTGGAGGCCGACCTGGTCGTGGACGCCACCGGCCGCGGTTCGCGCACCTCCGTCTGGCTCCAGGAGTTCGGCTTCGACGCCGTCGAGGAGGAGAAGCACAAGATCGGCCTCGGCTACACCACCCGCTACTACCGGGTCCCGGACGAGGCCTTCGAGGGCAACATCTCCATCAACACCGTCGCCTCCGCGGGCGTCCCGCGCGGCGCGATCTGCCAGAAGATCGACGGCGGCCGTTCCATCGTCACCGCCTACGGCATCCTCGGCGACCACCCGGCCACCACCCCCGAGGGCTTCCACGCCTTCATCGAGTCGCTGGCCGCGCCCGACATCCACGAGGTGCTCAAGGTCTCCGAGCCGCTGGACGAGCCCGTCGCGTACAAGTTCCCGACCAACCTGCGCCGCCACTACCAGCGCCTGACCGACTTCCCGGCCGGCCTGCTGGTCATCGGTGACGCCGTCTGCAGCTTCAACCCCAGCTACGCGCAGGGCATGACCGTCTCCGCGCTCGGCTCGCTCGTGCTGCGCCGGCACACCGCCGAGTCCCGGCGGCCCGACCCGATCGCGTACTTCAAGGACCTCGCCGCCGACGCCGTCGACGGCTGCTGGGAGATGGCCGTCGGCGCCGACCTCAGCTTCCCCGAGGTCGAGGGCGAGCGGACCGAGGAGGTCCAGCTGGCGCACGCCTTCATCGCCCAGGTCCAGGAGGCCGCGTCCCGCGACGACGCCGTGGCCCGCGCGTACTCCCGGGTCATCGGCCTCGTCGACTCCCCGGCCGTCCTGCACGACCCGGAGATCGAGGCCGCGATCGCCGCGGTCCAGGAGTAGTCATGAGGATCACCCTGAACGACCTGACCTTCGACGTGGCCGTCGACGGCCCCGCCGACGGCGAACCGGTCCTGCTGCTCCACGGCTTCCCCCACAACAAGGAGTCCTGGACCGAGACCGCGCCCCTGCTGCACGCCGCCGGGCTGCGCACCATCGCCCCCGACCAGCGGGGCTACTCCGACGGCGCGCGCCCGACCGAGGTCGACACGTACCGTCTCGAACACCTCGCCGCCGACGCGCTCGGCATCCTCGACGCGCTCGGCGTCGCCGACGCCCACGTCGTCGGCCACGACTGGGGCGCGGCCGTGGCCTGGTACCTGGCGGCGCGCCGGCCCGAGCGGGTGCGCACGCTCACCGCGCTCGCCATCCCGCACCTCGACGCGTACCAGCACGCCTACCGGGTCGACGAGGAGCAGCAACACAGCTCCCAGTACGTGGAGTTCCTCGTCTCCGCCGGCGCCGCCGACCACTTCCTGGCCAACGACGCCGTCGAACTGCACGGCTGGTTCAACCAGGTCGGCGAGGGCGTCCTGACCGACGCCCAGATCGCCCGGTACGTCACCACCCACACCGCTCCCGGCGTACTGGACGCGGCCCTGAACTGGTACCGCGCCAACAACCTGCTCGGCGAGGACCTCGCCTTCGGCCCGGTCACCATCCCGACGACCTTCGTCTACAGCCGCACCGACACGGCCGTCAGCGAACTCGCCGTCGAGAAGACCGCGGAGCACGTCACCGGCCCCTACCGGCTGGTGACGCTGGAGAAGACCTCCCACTGGCAGCCGCAACAGGACCCCGACACGGTCGCCGCCGAGATCATCCGGCGGGTCCGCACGGTCCCCCCGGCAACACCGACAGAAAACTGATGAAGGGACAACCATGACTTCGAACACCGCCGCCCCCGCGGTGGAGTTGCGGGCCGGGCCGCGGGAGTGGTTCGGACTGCTGGTCCTGCTGCTGCCGGTGACACTGATGACGGCCGACCTGGGCGTGCTGTGGCTGGCCACCCCCTACGTGACGGCCGACCTGCGGCCCACCAGCTCGCAGCTGCTGTGGACCACGGACATCTACGGGTTCCTGACCTGCGGATTCCTTGTCGTCATGGGAACCCTCGGTGACCGGATCGGCCGCCGCAAGCTCCTGATCCTGGGCTCGCTCGGCGTGATCGTCTCCTCGCTGCTCGCGGCGTACGCGACCAGCCCGGAGATGCTGATCGTGGCGCGCGCGCTGCTCGGCGTGGCCGGCGCCGCCGTGCTCCCGTCGACGCTCTCGCTGATCATCCACATGTTCAAGGACGACCGGCAGCGGGCCACCGCCATCGCCACCTGGGTCACCGCGCTCTCCGTCGGCATCGCCGTCGGCCCCGTCATCGGCGGCGTGCTGCTCGACTCCTGGTGGTGGGGGTCCGTCTTCCTGATGGGCGTCCCGGTCATGCTCGTTCCCCTGCTGCTCGCGCCGGCGTTGCTGCCCGAGTACAAGGACCCGAACGCCGGCCGGATCGACCTCGCCAGCGTGGTGCTGTTCCTGGCGGCGATCCTGCCGATCGTCTACGCCGTCAAGAAGTTCGCCGAGATCGGCTGGAGCCTGGGCAACCTGGCCGCCCTGCTGATCGGCGCCGCCTTCACCGTGGTCTTCGTCCGCCGGCAGAACGCGCTGGAGACCCCGCTGCTGGACATGCGGCTGTTCCGGACCCGCGCCTTCACCGGTGCGCTGCTCACGCTGCTGTTCGGCATGATGGCGCTCAACGGCGTCGAGTACCTCGTCCCGCAGTACCTGCTGGTCGCCGGTGAACTCAGCCCGCTGGCCGCCGGTGTCTGGCTGCTCCCCGGAGCCGCCGGTCTGATCCTGGGCTCGCAGCTCACCCCGGTGTTCGCCAAGCGGATCCGGCCCGCCTTCGTCATCACCGCGGGCCTGGTCGTCACCCTGGCCGGCTTCTGGCTGACCGCGATCGCGGGCCCCGACAAGGACGGCATCGTGCCCGCCGCCCTCGGCCTCGCCGTGATCATGTTCGGTGTCGCCCCGATCAGCGTCCTCGGCACCTCCCTGGCCGCCGGCGCGGCCCCGCCGGAGAAGGCCGGTTCCGCCGCCGCCACCGGGCAGACCGCCTACGACCTCGGGCTCGCCCTGGGCATCGCGGTGACCGGTTCCATCGCCGTCGCCGTCTACCGCGGCGCGGTCGACGACAACACCCCGGCCGGGATCCCCGCCGAGGCCGCGGCGGCCGCCCGGGACACCGTCGGCGGAGCCACCGACGCCGCCGCCTCCCTCCCCGCCGACCTCGGGGCCCAGTTGGTGGCCGCCGCGCGCGACGCGTTCACCTCCGGATTCCAGGCCACCGCCTGGGTCAGCGCCGGACTGGCCGTCGTCACGGGCGTCATCGTCCTCGTCCTGCTGCGCCACATCCCCGCGATCGGCGCACCCGCCGCCGAGGCCCCGGCCGAGCCGGAGCAGGCCGGGACGGCGGAGTCGGAGCCCGGTACGCAGCCGGCCGCCGCGGTCCGCGAAGAGTCCACCACCCGTGCCTGAAGGGGATGACATGACCGCCGAACCCACCACGGCCACGACCGAGTACGCGGAACCCTTCCTGTTGGGGGTGCTCGCCTCCGGAGGTCTGGACGCCGAGTACGTGCGCGGCGAGGGCAACACCCTTTACCTGCGCGACGAGGACGGCCGGGAGATCCCCGTCCTGGACTACGTCGGCGGCTACGGCTCGCTGATGCTGGGGCACAACCATCCCGGGATCAACGCGTACGCCAAGGAACTGCTGGACGCGCAGACGCCCGTCCACGCGCAGTTCTCGCGGCACCCGTACGCCAACGACGTCGCCGAGGTCCTCAACCGGATCGTCCAGCGCGAACGCGGGGACGACGAGCAGTACTACGCCATCTTCGCCAACAGCGGGGCGGAGGCCGTCGAGGCCGCCATCAAGCACGCCGAACTCGACCGGGGCCTGCGCCTGACCGCGCTCTCCGACGAGATCGCGGCCCACGTGGCCGATGTGCGCGGACAGGTCGAGGCCGGCGCCGCGAGCGTCCCGGCCGCCGTCGCCGAGTCCTTCGAGGACCTGGTCACCGACGTCCTCGCCCGCAACGAGGCCCAGCGCGGGCGCAGCCCGCTCTTCCTCGTCCCCGAGGGCGGCTTCCACGGCAAGCTCGCCGGCAGCGTGCAGCTCACCCACAACGAGGGGTACCGGCTGCCGTTCAAGGCGCTGGCCGCGCAGTCCCGGTTCGTGCCGCGCGACCGACCCGGCACGATCCGCAAGATCATCGACGAGGAGCGCGCCCACCTGCTCGACCTCGTCGTCGAGGGCGGCCAGGTACAGGTCGTGGAGCGGGACTTCCCGCTCTTCGTGGCCTTCGTCCTGGAGCCCGTCCTGGGCGAGGGCGGCATCCACGAGCTGAGCCGGGAGTTCGCCGACGAGATCCAGGAGGTCTGCGCGGAGACCGGGATCCCGATCGTCATCGACGAGGTGCAGACCGGCATGGGCCGCACCGGCAGCTTCCTCGCGGCCACTCACCTCGGGCTGCGCGGCGACTACTACACCCTCGCCAAGAGCCTGGGCGGAGGCATCGCCAAGGCCGCCGTCATGCTGGTGCGCAAGCCGATCTACCGCGGCCAGTTCGAGCTGGCGCACAGCTCCACGTTCGCCAAGGACAGCTTCTCCTGTCTGATCGCCCTCAAGGTGCTCGAACTGATGGAGGCCGACGACGGCGAGGTCTACCGGCGCGCGGCCGAGCGCGGCGAGCGGCTGCTCGCCATGCTCCGCTCGGTCCGGGACGACTTCCCCGAGACGGTCAAGGACGTGCGCGGCCGCGGCCTGATGCTGGGGCTGGAGTTCCACGACCAGTCGGGCTCCGCCGCCGAACCGCTCAAGGCGGTGGCCCAGAGCGGGTTCTTCGGGTACTTCGTCGCCGGGCACATGCTCCGCGCGCACCGGATCCGGACGTTCCCCACCTCCAGCGCCGTCAACACCCTGCGGTTCGAGCCGTCGGTGTACCTGACGGACGAGGAGATCGGCCGGTTGGAAGAGGCGCTCCGCGACGTGTGCGTGATCATCCGGGACACGGATGGCGCGAGCCTCGCACCGATCGGCTGATCAAAATCCGACCGCTTGTGCTGTTTGGGGGTGGAGATTCGGTCGCAAACCCCTTGAGTGGCCGAAGAGCGAGTCACTCGTGTGGCGACTGACCCCCTGTGGTCGCCCCATCGCCAGAGGGCCCGGGATCCCCCCTCCCGGGCCCTCTGGCCTTTTGTTTTACCGAAGTTGAGGACCCTCGGAGAGGGGTCGGAATCGCCCTTCTGTGTGCTCCGGTGTGCTCATCTAACCTTTTGACAAACCGGCGTGCTGGTTTGTAATCTTCCGGTCGAGTGAGCATGAGCTATCAGCCGCAGGACCGGGGGAGATATGCGCTTTCGGATGTTGGGTCCGCTGGAAGTGATGTCCGCTGACCAGCCGGTACCGCTCGGCGGCACCAAGCCGCGCGCCACACTGGGATATCTGCTGTTGCAGGCCAACCAGGTCGTTCCCACCAGCCAACTCCTCGCCGCGCTCTGGAGCACCGACAATGCTCCGGTCACGGCGCGGAAGATCCTTCAGAACGCCGTGTGGGGACTGCGCGGCATGTTGAACCAGTGCGACCCCGGCTTCGACGGGGCGCCCGCCGAGCTCGTCACCCGGGCGCCCGGCTACATGATCCGCGTCGATCCCGACCACGTGGACCTCCACCTCTTCCGCCGGCGCGTGCGCCAGGGCCGCGCCCTGCTCTCCGGCGGCTCCCCGCACGAGGCCGCCAACCGGTTCTGCGAGGCACTGGAGTTGTGGCGCGGCCCGGTCCTGTCGGACCTGGTCGAGACCGGCACCATGTGGCCGGAACTCACCGCCGTGCAGAACACCCGCCTCGACGTCCTGGAGGACTACTTCGAGGCGAAGCTGCGCTGCGGCCAGCACTACGCCGTCCTCGGCGAGTTGGAGACCACCGTCGAGGCGGAGCCGCTGCGCGAGCGCGCCTCCGGACAGCTGATGCTGGCGCTCTACCGCTGCGGCCGGCAGGCCGACGCGCTCGGCGTCTACAACCGCATCCGCGTCACCCTCGTGGAGGACCTCGGCCTCGAACCGGGCCACGAACTGCGCCGCCTCCAGCAGGCGATCCTGGCCCACGACCCGACGTTGAACCTCGCCCCCGCGGCGGTCGTCCTCGGCGGCTCGGCCCCGGTCGGCGTCCCCGGGGGGCAGGTGCGCCGGCGCGAGGACGTCCGGGAGGCCCGCCCCGCCGGCCGCCGGACGGGCCCCGGGGAGGAGCGCCGCGAGCAGCGGCACGAGGACCGGGACCACCGTGAGGACCTCCGGGACGACCGGTCCGGGAGCCTGCGCGAGGACCGGCACGAGGGCCTCCGCGACGACCACGACGACGACCTTCACGAGGACCGCCGCGACGACTTGCGCGAGGACCGCCGCGACGACCGCCGGGACGACCTTCGCGAGGAGCTGTACGAGGAGCGGTACGAGCAGCGGTACGCGGACCCGCGCGAGGACCGCCGCGACGACCGGCGGCGGATGCTGGCCGCCGTGCCCACCCACCCCCGCGGCCTCCTGCTGGCCGAGCGCCCGGGCGCGCCCCGCGCCGGGTCGGTCAGACGGTCGCAGCCCGTGCCCCAGCCCCTGTCCCGGGCCGTGGTGACCGAGCGCCGCCGCATCAGCGTGCTTCTCGTGCAGACCCGGATCACCGCCGAACGACCCGGCGGCGCCCCCGAGTTCATGGACGAGATGTTCGAGAGCGTCAACGCGATCGCCCGCCGCCGCATCGAGCGCTTCGGCGGCGACGCCGTCACCTCGATCGGCGCCGTCTCCCTCGGCCTCTTCCGCGCGGGCGGCGACGAGGACAGCGCCCTGCGGGCGGTCCGCGCGGCGGCGGCCATCCGTGACCGGCTCACGGATCCGGCCACCGACGGCGGCCCGAACCCCTCGCCCTGGCACGGGCTGACCCTGCACGCCGCCGTCGCGACCGGCAACGCGCTGGTGCGCTACCGCCCCGACGACCCCTCCGCCGCGCCGTCCGTCAACGGCGCGCTGCTGGACACCTGCCAGTGCCTGCTGGAACTCTCGCCGGCCGGTGAGATCCAGCTCTGCGAGGCCACCCGCGAGGCACTGGAGGTCCCGCTCGGCGGGTCGCTGGGGGTCCTGCGCGAACGCGGGCCGGCCACCACCGGGGTCTGGGCGGTCTGACGCCGCCCGACCCCGGACCGGGGCATTTCATCCCCGTGTTTTCGATGCCCTTACCAATTGAATCGGACCTCCACAAGCGGAATTGGTGACGGATTACTTCACGATGGAATCTGGCCGATAATCTGCGTTTCAAAGGGATTGACGGCCATTGACTCCACCCCGCCTCCACCCGGTGTGCGGCGTGACGTCGAGTTCCGTAACTCCAGAACCATTTCTTCGTGGAGGTACACGCTAATGACCGGAGTTTCCCGCCGGGTGTTCATGAGACACACTGCGGCCGCCGGCGGCGCAGCCCTGGCTCTGCCCGCACTGGGCGGCTGGGCGGGTGAGGCGTTCGCCGCCGAG
Above is a window of Streptomyces sp. NBC_01426 DNA encoding:
- a CDS encoding FAD-dependent oxidoreductase — its product is MSAASSQGANPGSAENARGGRAVVLGGSMAGLFSARALSENFAEVLVVDRDELTGPNELRRGLPQGHHLHGLLARGQQIVEEYFPGITEDMKAAGAQLGDVADDVRWIINGKRLRQVHSGLFALTSSRPFLERHIRERVLALPEVTFLEQADILRLVTSEDRREVTGVVVRRDGVEEVVEADLVVDATGRGSRTSVWLQEFGFDAVEEEKHKIGLGYTTRYYRVPDEAFEGNISINTVASAGVPRGAICQKIDGGRSIVTAYGILGDHPATTPEGFHAFIESLAAPDIHEVLKVSEPLDEPVAYKFPTNLRRHYQRLTDFPAGLLVIGDAVCSFNPSYAQGMTVSALGSLVLRRHTAESRRPDPIAYFKDLAADAVDGCWEMAVGADLSFPEVEGERTEEVQLAHAFIAQVQEAASRDDAVARAYSRVIGLVDSPAVLHDPEIEAAIAAVQE
- a CDS encoding alpha/beta fold hydrolase, whose translation is MRITLNDLTFDVAVDGPADGEPVLLLHGFPHNKESWTETAPLLHAAGLRTIAPDQRGYSDGARPTEVDTYRLEHLAADALGILDALGVADAHVVGHDWGAAVAWYLAARRPERVRTLTALAIPHLDAYQHAYRVDEEQQHSSQYVEFLVSAGAADHFLANDAVELHGWFNQVGEGVLTDAQIARYVTTHTAPGVLDAALNWYRANNLLGEDLAFGPVTIPTTFVYSRTDTAVSELAVEKTAEHVTGPYRLVTLEKTSHWQPQQDPDTVAAEIIRRVRTVPPATPTEN
- a CDS encoding MFS transporter, with translation MTSNTAAPAVELRAGPREWFGLLVLLLPVTLMTADLGVLWLATPYVTADLRPTSSQLLWTTDIYGFLTCGFLVVMGTLGDRIGRRKLLILGSLGVIVSSLLAAYATSPEMLIVARALLGVAGAAVLPSTLSLIIHMFKDDRQRATAIATWVTALSVGIAVGPVIGGVLLDSWWWGSVFLMGVPVMLVPLLLAPALLPEYKDPNAGRIDLASVVLFLAAILPIVYAVKKFAEIGWSLGNLAALLIGAAFTVVFVRRQNALETPLLDMRLFRTRAFTGALLTLLFGMMALNGVEYLVPQYLLVAGELSPLAAGVWLLPGAAGLILGSQLTPVFAKRIRPAFVITAGLVVTLAGFWLTAIAGPDKDGIVPAALGLAVIMFGVAPISVLGTSLAAGAAPPEKAGSAAATGQTAYDLGLALGIAVTGSIAVAVYRGAVDDNTPAGIPAEAAAAARDTVGGATDAAASLPADLGAQLVAAARDAFTSGFQATAWVSAGLAVVTGVIVLVLLRHIPAIGAPAAEAPAEPEQAGTAESEPGTQPAAAVREESTTRA
- a CDS encoding aspartate aminotransferase family protein, giving the protein MTAEPTTATTEYAEPFLLGVLASGGLDAEYVRGEGNTLYLRDEDGREIPVLDYVGGYGSLMLGHNHPGINAYAKELLDAQTPVHAQFSRHPYANDVAEVLNRIVQRERGDDEQYYAIFANSGAEAVEAAIKHAELDRGLRLTALSDEIAAHVADVRGQVEAGAASVPAAVAESFEDLVTDVLARNEAQRGRSPLFLVPEGGFHGKLAGSVQLTHNEGYRLPFKALAAQSRFVPRDRPGTIRKIIDEERAHLLDLVVEGGQVQVVERDFPLFVAFVLEPVLGEGGIHELSREFADEIQEVCAETGIPIVIDEVQTGMGRTGSFLAATHLGLRGDYYTLAKSLGGGIAKAAVMLVRKPIYRGQFELAHSSTFAKDSFSCLIALKVLELMEADDGEVYRRAAERGERLLAMLRSVRDDFPETVKDVRGRGLMLGLEFHDQSGSAAEPLKAVAQSGFFGYFVAGHMLRAHRIRTFPTSSAVNTLRFEPSVYLTDEEIGRLEEALRDVCVIIRDTDGASLAPIG
- a CDS encoding AfsR/SARP family transcriptional regulator produces the protein MSADQPVPLGGTKPRATLGYLLLQANQVVPTSQLLAALWSTDNAPVTARKILQNAVWGLRGMLNQCDPGFDGAPAELVTRAPGYMIRVDPDHVDLHLFRRRVRQGRALLSGGSPHEAANRFCEALELWRGPVLSDLVETGTMWPELTAVQNTRLDVLEDYFEAKLRCGQHYAVLGELETTVEAEPLRERASGQLMLALYRCGRQADALGVYNRIRVTLVEDLGLEPGHELRRLQQAILAHDPTLNLAPAAVVLGGSAPVGVPGGQVRRREDVREARPAGRRTGPGEERREQRHEDRDHREDLRDDRSGSLREDRHEGLRDDHDDDLHEDRRDDLREDRRDDRRDDLREELYEERYEQRYADPREDRRDDRRRMLAAVPTHPRGLLLAERPGAPRAGSVRRSQPVPQPLSRAVVTERRRISVLLVQTRITAERPGGAPEFMDEMFESVNAIARRRIERFGGDAVTSIGAVSLGLFRAGGDEDSALRAVRAAAAIRDRLTDPATDGGPNPSPWHGLTLHAAVATGNALVRYRPDDPSAAPSVNGALLDTCQCLLELSPAGEIQLCEATREALEVPLGGSLGVLRERGPATTGVWAV